In a genomic window of Lacrimispora sp. BS-2:
- a CDS encoding glycoside hydrolase family 13 protein encodes MIGTEEKIDRGAVLHIPLSQYAFAESECSLIIRIRAKKKDLSKCLLYYADRVCRKTPIEFQEIPMQVCAEDEYFEYFEAKVESSYSRICYYFKLVKGQEWIYYYADRFTQSLPDFYVDGKLVDGRSEYYQYPFILREEIPDVPNWFKTAVVYNIFPDSFASEKRFLCKEKKIQYLEDGRACRGRLGGTIKGITENLDYIQKMGFTCIYLNPIFVGGEYHKYDVMDYYHIDPCMGTEEEFRELVEELHRRGMKIVIDGVFNHCSWNFFAFEDVIAKGKESRYCKWFYNLEFPVRKPETPDTIPEYTCFAYERKMPKLNTGEQTVQMYFADVGVYWIKEYHVDGWRLDVANEVDRNFWRQFRSAVKKENPEAVLIGEVWENAETWLRGDAFDSVMNYDFRRICREYLTSDAPDAMAAAYQFEQLRLRYPTNIVNGQLNLLDSHDVPRFLSLCRGDTDRWKQACILLMLMPGVPSLFYGDEQGLMGATESEYRQAMIWEEKENFCEFIEKLIRLRKDYIDISTDYRPLWHMIGDGAFAFCRKNKEKEIMVIINAGLDKEIPEFGNGKVLMEKGYGQGVLKENGYLICRTQ; translated from the coding sequence ATGATTGGTACAGAAGAAAAAATAGACCGTGGGGCAGTGTTACATATCCCCTTATCTCAGTATGCGTTTGCAGAGTCGGAATGCAGTCTGATCATCCGCATCAGGGCAAAAAAGAAGGATTTGTCCAAGTGCCTTTTATACTATGCAGACCGTGTCTGCAGGAAGACCCCCATTGAATTTCAAGAGATTCCAATGCAGGTTTGTGCAGAAGATGAGTATTTTGAATACTTCGAAGCAAAGGTAGAATCTTCTTACAGCCGGATCTGTTATTATTTTAAGCTGGTGAAAGGGCAGGAGTGGATTTACTATTATGCAGACCGGTTTACACAAAGCCTGCCGGATTTTTATGTGGATGGGAAGCTTGTGGACGGGAGAAGCGAATATTATCAGTATCCGTTTATTTTAAGGGAAGAAATACCGGATGTTCCAAACTGGTTTAAGACAGCGGTGGTTTATAATATTTTCCCGGACAGCTTTGCAAGTGAGAAAAGGTTCTTGTGTAAGGAAAAGAAGATACAGTATCTGGAGGATGGAAGGGCATGCCGTGGGAGGCTTGGAGGAACCATCAAAGGGATCACCGAAAACCTTGATTATATACAGAAAATGGGATTTACATGTATTTACCTGAATCCGATTTTTGTGGGAGGAGAATACCATAAATACGATGTGATGGATTATTATCATATCGATCCCTGTATGGGAACGGAAGAAGAGTTTAGGGAGCTTGTGGAAGAACTCCACAGAAGGGGAATGAAAATCGTTATCGATGGGGTATTCAACCACTGCAGCTGGAATTTCTTTGCATTTGAAGATGTAATTGCAAAGGGAAAAGAATCCCGTTACTGCAAATGGTTTTACAACCTGGAATTTCCGGTAAGGAAGCCGGAAACTCCCGATACAATACCGGAATACACCTGTTTTGCCTACGAAAGGAAAATGCCCAAACTTAATACGGGAGAGCAGACTGTGCAGATGTATTTTGCAGATGTAGGTGTCTACTGGATAAAAGAATACCATGTGGACGGCTGGCGCTTGGATGTGGCAAATGAGGTTGACCGGAATTTCTGGAGACAATTCCGGTCTGCGGTAAAAAAAGAAAACCCGGAGGCAGTATTGATCGGCGAAGTATGGGAAAATGCTGAGACCTGGTTACGGGGGGATGCTTTTGATTCGGTCATGAATTACGACTTCCGCCGGATCTGCAGGGAATACCTTACATCAGATGCCCCTGATGCAATGGCTGCTGCTTATCAATTTGAACAGTTGCGGCTTAGATACCCCACCAATATCGTAAATGGGCAGCTGAACCTTTTGGACAGTCATGATGTGCCGCGCTTTTTGTCCCTGTGCCGGGGAGATACGGACAGATGGAAACAGGCATGTATTCTGCTAATGCTGATGCCGGGCGTGCCCAGCCTGTTTTATGGGGATGAGCAGGGACTGATGGGGGCAACAGAGTCAGAATACCGGCAGGCAATGATCTGGGAGGAAAAGGAAAATTTCTGTGAATTCATAGAAAAGCTGATTCGGCTTCGAAAGGATTACATTGATATATCAACGGATTACCGGCCGCTGTGGCACATGATTGGGGATGGGGCATTTGCGTTTTGCCGGAAAAATAAGGAAAAGGAAATCATGGTTATTATAAATGCCGGGCTCGATAAAGAAATACCAGAGTTTGGGAATGGGAAGGTGCTGATGGAAAAAGGATACGGACAAGGAGTTTTGAAAGAAAATGGATACCTTATCTGTCGGACGCAATAA
- a CDS encoding sugar ABC transporter permease produces the protein MSIKKIRHVVGLTALNVLFTVICIVALIPILYAVSLSLSNGNAALGSGLLFWPKEVMFRNYSAILLDEPFMLWIKNSAILSGGTMVVAMGTAITAAYAFSRYRFKGRNGVLKMLLILNAFPQILSMFAIFRLFKTFHLLNSYVGLIIAYAGSMCIFGIWNMKGYFDTIPVEIEEAARIDGASGNQILLKVVLPLARPAIIVTAVMVLIFVWNEYLFSTTFMMNQSNYTLAAGLYQLQSNDYSTSWPLFSAAAILVSIPLLIVFFCIQKYMISGLTAGGVKG, from the coding sequence ATGAGTATAAAGAAAATAAGACATGTGGTGGGACTTACTGCCTTAAATGTACTGTTTACCGTTATCTGCATTGTTGCATTGATTCCGATTCTGTATGCGGTTTCCCTTTCTTTGAGCAACGGGAACGCCGCACTTGGTTCCGGGCTTTTGTTTTGGCCAAAAGAGGTGATGTTTAGAAATTATTCTGCCATTTTACTGGATGAACCATTTATGTTATGGATCAAAAACTCAGCTATCTTAAGCGGTGGGACGATGGTGGTTGCCATGGGGACCGCCATCACTGCTGCTTATGCATTTTCCAGATATCGTTTTAAGGGAAGGAATGGAGTATTGAAGATGTTACTGATACTAAATGCATTTCCCCAGATATTGTCCATGTTTGCCATATTCCGTCTGTTCAAGACCTTTCATCTGTTAAATTCTTACGTGGGTCTGATTATTGCGTATGCGGGCAGCATGTGTATCTTCGGTATCTGGAATATGAAAGGATATTTTGACACCATACCGGTGGAAATTGAAGAAGCAGCACGGATCGATGGAGCGAGCGGGAACCAGATATTGCTTAAGGTGGTGCTTCCCCTTGCAAGACCTGCCATCATTGTGACGGCAGTGATGGTGTTGATTTTTGTATGGAATGAATATTTGTTCTCCACTACATTTATGATGAATCAAAGCAACTATACATTGGCAGCCGGACTGTATCAGCTGCAGTCTAATGATTACAGTACAAGCTGGCCGCTGTTTTCGGCGGCAGCGATACTGGTTTCGATTCCACTTCTGATTGTCTTCTTTTGCATTCAAAAGTATATGATATCGGGACTGACAGCAGGAGGTGTGAAAGGATGA
- a CDS encoding sugar ABC transporter permease codes for MKSRHKFLPWLYILPGLVLVGVIVIFPILYTGYISLTNMNMYHWDNYHLIGLENFRRALLKVDYGFLSALMATIIWTVLNIVIQVGVAFFIALGLNAKGLKLARVYKTLLMFPWAMPAYVSILLWRVGMFNTEFGFFNKILAAMGVGKINFLAGNIQAFISCMVLNLWMALPFMIMMMDGALQSVDRSYYESAKLDGAGFWKQNRYITVPAIKPMLVPAIIMTTFTTFKQFDIVYLLTMQKGALSGSTFQTIITYVHQNAFVSNNYGLSSAVSIVVFGFIIIFSLFMNRGIKEEP; via the coding sequence ATGAAGAGCAGACATAAATTTCTCCCATGGCTGTACATCCTGCCAGGGTTGGTTTTAGTGGGGGTGATTGTGATTTTTCCAATCCTGTATACAGGATACATATCGCTGACCAACATGAATATGTACCATTGGGATAACTACCATCTGATCGGGCTGGAGAATTTCAGGCGGGCTTTGCTGAAGGTGGATTATGGGTTCTTAAGCGCACTTATGGCAACGATTATCTGGACTGTTTTGAATATAGTGATACAGGTTGGCGTGGCTTTTTTCATTGCACTTGGGTTAAATGCCAAAGGGCTTAAACTTGCCAGGGTTTATAAAACCCTGCTGATGTTTCCGTGGGCAATGCCTGCATATGTTTCCATATTATTATGGCGGGTGGGGATGTTCAATACGGAATTCGGGTTCTTTAATAAGATATTGGCGGCAATGGGAGTTGGAAAAATAAATTTCCTGGCGGGCAATATCCAGGCTTTTATTTCCTGTATGGTATTGAATCTCTGGATGGCGCTGCCGTTTATGATCATGATGATGGACGGGGCGCTGCAGAGTGTAGACAGGAGCTATTATGAAAGCGCAAAGCTTGATGGAGCTGGATTCTGGAAGCAAAACCGGTATATTACGGTTCCGGCAATAAAGCCAATGCTGGTTCCCGCGATTATCATGACAACATTTACGACATTTAAACAATTTGATATTGTATACTTGTTGACGATGCAGAAGGGGGCTTTGTCAGGATCCACCTTTCAGACGATTATTACTTACGTACATCAAAATGCCTTTGTATCAAATAATTATGGACTTTCCTCGGCAGTTTCCATTGTTGTTTTCGGCTTTATTATTATCTTTTCATTATTTATGAACCGGGGAATTAAGGAGGAGCCATGA
- a CDS encoding extracellular solute-binding protein, producing MKRKIAVVLSMVMVSTLFAGCGPVKEAGSDSSIDYGNSSGKEEISIWHDGNAAIMNVIEEQVNESLRDDGITVKFEKRSGLTDQIKLYGNDEKDGPDLYMYAHDSLGMFVEMGVLSPITDLVDESVYEDMLPMTKEAGKYNKEQYLLPVYFETLLFMYNKDLWEGEVPSTTEDLYAYMLEHTDTAAGTYALVNQHSTAYNVAPFINGFGGYIIDKDANPGLNNEKTMEGIQYNKKFAKLQADGDYNTVTTLFNEGKAAAIIGGPWLVSGIRDAGIELGIKSLSDFTLPNGKELAPYSGVQGIGVLKHAAEKKKDAVGKVLTALSDPKVGVALAEKAGCTPANQKSYETETVTEDEMIVAMKRTAETAEPMPNIPEMSVMWGPAEALLAAVNKSDKDLDSSAGQYQKEAEAAIANMK from the coding sequence ATGAAAAGAAAAATCGCAGTGGTCCTTAGTATGGTAATGGTTTCAACCTTGTTTGCCGGCTGTGGGCCGGTAAAAGAAGCAGGTTCTGACAGCAGCATTGATTATGGGAATTCTTCGGGTAAAGAGGAAATCAGCATCTGGCATGATGGGAATGCGGCAATTATGAACGTGATTGAGGAACAAGTAAATGAATCCCTTAGGGACGATGGTATTACCGTAAAATTTGAAAAGAGGAGCGGGCTGACAGATCAGATAAAATTATATGGGAACGATGAGAAAGACGGCCCGGATCTTTATATGTACGCACATGATTCTCTGGGAATGTTTGTAGAGATGGGGGTGCTCTCGCCGATTACAGATTTAGTTGATGAAAGCGTGTATGAGGATATGCTTCCAATGACGAAAGAGGCAGGAAAATATAATAAGGAACAGTATTTGCTGCCGGTTTATTTTGAAACACTGCTATTTATGTATAACAAAGATCTGTGGGAAGGAGAGGTTCCTTCTACAACTGAAGATTTATATGCCTATATGCTGGAACATACCGATACTGCAGCAGGTACCTATGCACTTGTGAACCAGCATTCAACGGCATATAATGTAGCTCCGTTTATCAATGGATTTGGTGGATACATTATTGATAAAGATGCAAATCCAGGACTGAATAATGAAAAAACCATGGAAGGAATCCAATATAATAAGAAGTTCGCCAAGCTTCAGGCAGATGGGGATTATAACACAGTAACCACATTGTTCAACGAAGGAAAGGCGGCAGCCATTATCGGCGGGCCATGGCTGGTATCCGGTATCAGAGATGCGGGAATCGAACTGGGCATCAAGTCCCTGTCAGACTTCACATTGCCAAATGGAAAGGAACTGGCACCGTATTCTGGTGTTCAGGGAATCGGTGTCTTAAAACATGCGGCTGAAAAGAAAAAGGATGCCGTAGGCAAGGTGCTTACAGCTTTGTCAGATCCGAAGGTGGGAGTTGCACTTGCAGAAAAGGCAGGCTGTACACCAGCAAATCAAAAATCGTATGAAACAGAGACCGTTACTGAGGATGAAATGATTGTGGCCATGAAACGAACAGCAGAAACAGCAGAGCCCATGCCCAACATTCCGGAGATGAGTGTTATGTGGGGACCGGCAGAAGCCTTGCTGGCAGCGGTAAACAAATCGGATAAAGATTTGGATTCTTCTGCAGGGCAGTATCAGAAAGAAGCGGAAGCAGCAATTGCGAATATGAAGTAA
- a CDS encoding cytidine deaminase — MKSAGRSGNLAGTELPVKKMIDQAFEAMGRAYTPYSGFKVGAALLSVDGTLYQGCNIENAAYTPSNCAERTAFFKAVSQGEKEFRAICIVGGKEGIPTGLTAPCGVCRQVMMEFCDPETFRIILASGREEYKIFYLKELLPMGFGPKNL, encoded by the coding sequence ATGAAAAGTGCTGGGCGGAGCGGGAATTTGGCCGGAACAGAGCTTCCTGTAAAGAAAATGATCGATCAGGCATTTGAGGCTATGGGCAGGGCATATACTCCATATTCAGGATTTAAGGTGGGAGCGGCATTATTATCTGTTGACGGCACTTTATATCAGGGCTGCAACATCGAAAATGCAGCCTATACTCCCAGTAACTGCGCGGAACGAACGGCATTTTTTAAGGCAGTCAGCCAAGGCGAAAAGGAATTTAGAGCAATTTGCATCGTTGGAGGAAAAGAGGGGATCCCTACAGGGCTTACGGCTCCCTGCGGTGTCTGCCGTCAGGTGATGATGGAGTTTTGCGATCCGGAAACATTTCGGATTATATTAGCGTCCGGCAGAGAAGAGTATAAGATATTTTATCTGAAGGAGCTGCTGCCCATGGGATTCGGACCGAAAAATCTATAA